The following coding sequences are from one Muntiacus reevesi chromosome 17, mMunRee1.1, whole genome shotgun sequence window:
- the LOC136148695 gene encoding interferon beta-2-like, protein MTYRCLLQMVLLLCFSTTALSRNYSLLRFQQRRSVAMCQKLLWQLPSTPQHCLEVRMDFQVPEEMRQAQQFRKEDAVLVIYEMLQQIFSILTRDFSSTGWSETVTEDLLVELHGQMDHLEPIQKEIMQRKNFTMGDMTILHMKKYYFNLGQYLKSMEYNSCAWTVVRVQMPRNFSFLKSLTGYLRD, encoded by the coding sequence ATGACCTACCGGTGCCTCCTCCAGATGGTTCTCCTGTTGTGTTTCTCCACCACAGCTCTCTCCAGGAACTACAGCTTGCTTCGATTCCAACAAAGGAGGAGCGTTGCGATGTGTCAGAAACTCCTGTGGCAGTTACCTTCAACTCCTCAACATTGCCTCGAGGTCAGGATGGACTTCCAGGTGCCTGAGGAGATGAGGCAAGCACAGCAGTTCCGGAAGGAAGATGCAGTATTGGTCATCTATGAGATGCTCCAGCAGATCTTCAGTATTCTCaccagagacttctccagcactggCTGGTCTGAGACCGTCACTGAGGACCTCCTTGTGGAACTCCATGGGCAGATGGATCATCTGGAGCCAATCCAGAAGGAAATCATGCAGAGGAAAAACTTCACTATGGGAGACATGACCATTCTTCACATGAAGAAATATTACTTCAACCTTGGGCAGTACCTGAAGTCCATGGAGTACAACAGCTGTGCCTGGACAGTGGTGAGAGTGCAAATGCCCAGGAACTTTTCTTTCCTCAAGAGCCTAACAGGGTACCTCCGTGACTGA
- the LOC136148389 gene encoding interferon beta-2-like, whose protein sequence is MTYRCLLQMVLLLCFSTTALSMNYSLLRFRQRSDTVCQKLLLQLPSTPQHCLEVRMDFQVPEEMKQAQKLRKEDAILVIYEMLQQIFGILTRDFSSTGWSETVIEDLLVELQGQMDHLEPIQKETMQKKNFTTGDMTVPHLKKYYFNLVQYLLSKDYNSCAWTVVRAEMLRNFSFLKSLTGYLHD, encoded by the coding sequence atgacCTACCGGTGCCTCCTCCAGATGGTTCTCCTGCTGTGTTTCTCCACCACAGCTCTCTCCATGAACTACAGCTTGCTTCGCTTCCGACAAAGGAGTGATACGGTGTGTCAGAAACTCCTGCTGCAGTTACCTTCAACTCCTCAACATTGCCTGGAGGTCAGGATGGACTTCCAGGTACCTGAGGAGATGAAGCAAGCACAGAAGTTGCGGAAGGAAGATGCCATATTGGTCATCTATGAGATGCTCCAGCAGATCTTCGGAATTCTCaccagagacttctccagcactggCTGGTCTGAGACCGTCATTGAGGACCTCCTTGTGGAACTCCAAGGGCAGATGGATCATCTGGAACCAATCCAGAAGGAAACCATGCAGAAGAAAAACTTCACTACGGGAGACATGACCGTTCCTCACCTGAAGAAATATTATTTCAACCTCGTGCAGTACCTACTGTCCAAGGACTACAACAGCTGTGCCTGGACAGTCGTGAGAGCGGAAATGCTCAGGAACTTTTCTTTCCTCAAGAGCCTAACAGGGTACCTCCATGACTGA